A single Fundulus heteroclitus isolate FHET01 unplaced genomic scaffold, MU-UCD_Fhet_4.1 scaffold_270, whole genome shotgun sequence DNA region contains:
- the LOC118559310 gene encoding uncharacterized protein LOC118559310, producing the protein MMLIYLLITVLGTSALAKGPTECNLTNPSEDQHCFGALVEPLFFYLLTSEKEKILLKRNEATVFKSDSNAKHKNNYEYFNNGTLKVDKTTKNDSEIYQLEVYSSSSGILQRKIKLRLYIIAPVSQPAVSQTCLSPQQMSVNCSAKGDDVEFTLALDENLLIQTKVEHGENQSVSNVILTLHGQLEGNLVCKVWNKVSSEQTDIHLISCKDTSDVTVAVTAVICVLLLLLALFLGFKAFIKRRSRASLREVSADVVYADVRVRRTAFK; encoded by the exons ATGATGTTGATCTACCTATTGATCACAGTCCTGGGAACATCAGCTTTGGCAAAAG GGCCAACGGAATGTAATTTAACAAACCCTAGTGAAGATCAACACTGTTTTGGAGCGCTTGTAGAGCCgctgtttttttacctgctGACCAGTGAGAAAGAGAAAATACTGCTGAAAAGAAACGAGGCCACAGTTTTTAAGTCTGACAGTAATgctaaacacaaaaataactaTGAATATTTCAATAATGGAACATTGAAGGTTGAtaagacaacaaaaaatgacTCAGAAATTTATCAACTAGAAGTATATTCATCCAGCAGTGGGATATTGCAGAGGAAAATCAAACTCCGTCTATACATTATTG CCCCAGTATCGCAACCTGCCGTGTCTCAGACCTGTTTGTCACCACAGCAAATGTCAGTTAACTGCTCAGCGAAGGGAGATGATGTGGAGTTCACTTTGGCATTGGACGAAAACCTGTTGATACAGACCAAAGTTGAGCATGGGGAGAATCAAAGTGTTTCAAATGTTATCCTCACCTTACATGGTCAGCTGGAAGGAAACCTGGTGTGTAAAGTTTGGAACAAGGTCAGCAGTGAACAGACAGACATTCACCTAATAAGCTGTAAAG ACACAAGTGATGTGACTGTGGCTGTGACAGCTGTAATCTGTGTTCTATTGCTTCTTTTGGCCTTGTTTCTTGGTTTCAAGGCCTTCATTAAGAGAAGGAGTCGTGCATCTCTCAGAGAAG TGAGTGCTGACGTTGTGTATGCAGATGTTCGAGTGAGGCGGACTGCCTTCAAGTAG